A genomic window from Pecten maximus chromosome 2, xPecMax1.1, whole genome shotgun sequence includes:
- the LOC117321800 gene encoding uncharacterized protein LOC117321800, with protein MHTLSLILGLCLVTGSLGGHGHASNIDHDSPEARELFLLADIDHDYMLSTTELHSVFLEFDMNNDTIVTSDEFLADWMARKLGDSIEAVVLFHHLDVDRDGVIHEDTDLPWIIHFFDRDHDGVISQAEFVVQWIKIMISTPS; from the exons ATGCACACATTGTCACTTATTCTCGGACTGTGCCTCGTCAC AGGCTCACTAGGCGGCCACGGCCACGCGTCCAACATTGACCATGACAGCCCTGAGGCGCGGGAACTGTTCCTCTTAGCTGATATTGATCACGACTACATGCTCTCAACGACCGAACTGCACAGCGTCTTTCTCGAGTTCGACATGAACA ATGACACGATCGTGACCTCGGACGAGTTCCTAGCCGATTGGATGGCCCGGAAGCTTGGAGACTCTATAGAGGCCGTGGTATTGTTCCACCACCTTGACGTTGACCGGGACGGAGTGATTCATGAGGATACTGACCTGCCCTGGATTATTCATTTCTTCGACCGCGACC ACGATGGCGTTATATCACAAGCTGAATTTGTTGTCCAGTGGATCAAAATTATGATATCCACGCCGTCATAG